A window from Mycobacterium saskatchewanense encodes these proteins:
- a CDS encoding glycosyltransferase family 4 protein, with product MKILMVSWEYPPVVIGGLGRHVHHLATALAAAGHDVVVLSRRPAGTDASTHPTTDEVVEGVRVIAAAHDPHEFTFGTDMMAWALAMGHAMIRAGMSLKSPQTPGRNRPWRPDVVHAHDWLVAHPAIALAQFYDVPVVSTIHATEAGRHSGWVSGPISRQVHALESWLVRESDSLITCSASMADEVTELFGPGLAGITVIRNGIDAARWTFAARRPRTGPAELLYLGRLEYEKGVHDAIAALPRIRRTHPGTMLTIAGEGTQQEWLVEQARKHKVLKATRFVGHLDHAELLAVLHRADAAVLPSHYEPFGIVALEAAAAGTPLVTSNIGGLGEAVIDGHTGVSCPPRDVSALASAVRRVLDDPDAAQRRARAARQRLTSAFDWQTVAAETAQVYLAAKRGERQPQPRLPIAEHALPDR from the coding sequence GTGAAGATCCTGATGGTCTCGTGGGAGTACCCGCCGGTCGTGATCGGCGGCCTGGGCCGCCACGTCCACCACCTGGCGACCGCACTCGCCGCGGCCGGCCACGATGTCGTCGTGCTGTCGCGCCGCCCGGCGGGCACCGACGCGAGCACGCACCCCACCACCGACGAGGTCGTCGAGGGCGTCAGGGTCATCGCGGCCGCGCACGACCCGCACGAATTCACCTTCGGTACCGACATGATGGCCTGGGCGCTGGCGATGGGCCACGCCATGATCCGCGCCGGGATGTCGCTGAAATCCCCGCAGACCCCCGGCCGCAACCGACCGTGGCGTCCCGACGTCGTCCACGCGCACGACTGGCTGGTCGCCCACCCCGCGATCGCCCTCGCCCAGTTCTACGATGTGCCCGTCGTTTCCACGATCCACGCCACCGAGGCCGGCCGGCATTCCGGCTGGGTCAGCGGTCCGATCAGCCGTCAGGTGCACGCGCTCGAGTCGTGGCTGGTGCGCGAATCCGATTCCCTGATCACGTGTTCGGCGTCGATGGCCGACGAGGTCACCGAGCTGTTCGGCCCCGGGCTGGCGGGAATCACGGTGATCCGCAACGGTATTGACGCGGCGCGGTGGACCTTTGCCGCCCGCCGGCCGCGGACGGGTCCGGCGGAACTGCTCTACCTGGGGCGCCTGGAGTACGAGAAGGGCGTGCACGACGCCATCGCGGCGCTGCCCCGCATCAGACGCACCCACCCGGGCACCATGCTGACCATCGCGGGCGAGGGCACCCAGCAGGAGTGGCTCGTGGAGCAGGCCCGAAAGCACAAGGTGCTCAAGGCGACTCGGTTCGTCGGCCATCTCGACCATGCCGAGCTGCTGGCCGTGCTGCACCGGGCCGACGCGGCGGTGCTGCCCAGCCATTACGAGCCGTTCGGGATCGTCGCCCTAGAGGCCGCCGCCGCCGGCACGCCGCTGGTGACGTCCAACATCGGCGGTCTGGGCGAGGCGGTGATCGACGGCCACACCGGAGTGTCGTGTCCGCCCCGCGACGTCAGCGCGCTGGCCTCGGCGGTGCGGAGGGTCCTCGACGACCCGGACGCCGCCCAGCGACGGGCCCGCGCCGCCCGCCAACGGCTGACGTCGGCCTTCGACTGGCAGACCGTGGCCGCGGAAACCGCGCAGGTGTACCTGGCCGCCAAGCGCGGCGAGCGGCAGCCGCAGCCGCGACTGCCCATCGCCGAGCACGCGCTGCCGGACCGCTAA
- the cysW gene encoding sulfate ABC transporter permease subunit CysW, which yields MTSLPWVRYLTRYAVVGYIAVMLVVPVTLILWRTFRPGLGQFVDWISTPAAISALNLSLLVVAIVVPLNVAFGIPTSLLMARNRFRGRAVLQTIIDLPFAVSPIIVGVALIVLWGSAGAFGFIENNLGFKIIFGVPGIVLASIFVTLPFVVREVQPVLVELGTEQEQAAATLGSGWWQTFWRITLPSIRWGLTYGIVLTTARTLGEFGAVIMVSSNLPGESQTLTLLVNDRYNRGAEYGAYALSTLLMGVAVAFLVVKVILLVRRARANAPA from the coding sequence ATGACATCGTTGCCCTGGGTTCGCTACCTCACCCGCTACGCCGTGGTGGGCTATATCGCCGTGATGCTCGTCGTTCCGGTGACGCTGATCCTGTGGCGGACCTTCCGGCCCGGGCTCGGTCAATTCGTCGACTGGATCAGCACCCCGGCCGCGATCTCGGCGCTGAACTTGTCGCTGCTGGTAGTGGCCATCGTGGTACCCCTCAACGTGGCCTTCGGCATACCTACATCCTTGTTGATGGCCCGCAACCGCTTCCGCGGCAGGGCCGTCCTGCAGACGATCATCGACCTGCCGTTCGCGGTGTCGCCCATCATCGTGGGCGTGGCGTTGATCGTGCTGTGGGGGTCGGCCGGCGCGTTCGGCTTCATCGAGAACAATCTCGGCTTCAAGATCATCTTCGGCGTGCCCGGCATCGTGCTGGCCAGCATCTTCGTCACGCTGCCCTTCGTGGTGCGCGAGGTTCAACCGGTGCTCGTGGAGTTGGGGACCGAGCAGGAGCAGGCGGCGGCCACCCTGGGTTCGGGCTGGTGGCAGACCTTTTGGCGGATCACGCTGCCGTCCATCCGCTGGGGGCTGACCTACGGCATCGTGCTGACCACCGCGCGCACCCTCGGCGAGTTCGGCGCCGTGATCATGGTGTCGTCCAACCTGCCCGGGGAATCCCAGACGCTCACGCTGCTGGTCAACGACCGCTACAACCGGGGTGCCGAGTACGGCGCCTACGCCTTGTCGACGCTGCTCATGGGCGTCGCCGTGGCCTTCCTGGTTGTGAAGGTGATCCTGCTCGTTCGCCGGGCGCGAGCGAACGCCCCTGCCTGA
- a CDS encoding TIGR01777 family oxidoreductase — protein MGLEFSSVVDAPIADVFAWHSRPGAFTRLSPPWQPMRLLTEATSLRDGRATLALPGGLRWVAVHQPEGYDPPRRFVDAIGGDGPAALPARMAASWRHTHDFEDVGGDRTRVIDRVDTPVPGWLLRPMFVYRHRQLADDLAAHRLAAEHGLTAATVAVTGSSGLVGSALTAFLSTGGHRVIRLVRGAANGNDERRWDADDPDPQLLDGVDAVIHLAGASIGGRFTAKHRKAIRDSRIGPTRRLAELAGRAGPRPPALICASAIGYYGYDRGDETLAEDSTRGDGFLADVVAEWEDAAAPAERAGARVVRVRTGIVQSPRGGTLRLMRPLFSAGLGGRLGDGRQWLSWIGIDDLVDIYHRALWDTALSGPVNAVAPQPVRNSEYTQTLARVLHRPAVLPVPALGPRLLLGAQGARELACASQRALPRKLTSAGHRFRQPQLDEALRHLLGR, from the coding sequence ATGGGGCTCGAATTCTCCAGCGTCGTCGACGCGCCGATCGCGGACGTGTTCGCCTGGCACTCCAGGCCCGGCGCATTCACCCGGCTGTCGCCGCCCTGGCAGCCCATGCGGTTGCTGACCGAGGCCACCTCGCTCCGCGACGGGCGCGCCACGCTGGCGCTGCCCGGCGGGCTGCGGTGGGTCGCCGTCCACCAGCCGGAAGGCTACGACCCGCCGCGGCGCTTCGTCGACGCCATCGGCGGCGACGGCCCGGCCGCGCTGCCGGCGCGAATGGCCGCGAGCTGGCGGCACACCCACGACTTCGAAGACGTCGGCGGCGACCGGACCCGGGTCATCGACCGGGTCGACACGCCGGTGCCCGGGTGGCTGTTGCGTCCCATGTTCGTCTACCGGCACCGCCAGCTGGCCGACGACCTGGCCGCCCATCGGCTGGCGGCCGAGCACGGGTTGACCGCCGCGACGGTCGCCGTCACCGGCTCGTCGGGACTGGTCGGATCCGCGCTGACCGCGTTCCTGAGCACCGGTGGCCACCGGGTGATCCGGCTGGTCCGCGGGGCGGCGAACGGCAACGACGAGCGACGGTGGGACGCCGACGACCCCGACCCGCAGCTGCTGGACGGCGTCGACGCGGTCATCCACCTGGCTGGCGCCTCGATCGGCGGAAGGTTCACCGCGAAGCATCGAAAAGCCATCCGCGACAGCAGGATTGGTCCGACCCGCCGGCTGGCCGAGCTGGCGGGGCGCGCCGGTCCGCGGCCCCCGGCGCTGATCTGCGCCTCGGCGATCGGCTACTACGGGTATGACCGCGGGGACGAAACCCTCGCCGAGGACAGCACTCGCGGCGACGGCTTCCTGGCCGACGTCGTCGCGGAATGGGAGGACGCGGCCGCGCCCGCCGAGCGGGCCGGCGCGCGGGTGGTGCGGGTGCGCACCGGCATAGTGCAGTCCCCCCGCGGCGGCACGCTGCGGCTGATGCGCCCGCTGTTCAGCGCCGGCCTCGGCGGCCGGCTCGGGGACGGCCGGCAATGGCTGTCCTGGATCGGGATCGACGACCTGGTCGACATCTATCACCGCGCACTGTGGGACACCGCGCTGTCGGGACCGGTGAACGCCGTTGCACCGCAACCGGTTCGCAACAGCGAGTACACACAGACGCTGGCGCGGGTCCTGCACCGGCCCGCGGTGTTGCCGGTGCCGGCGTTGGGGCCGCGGCTGTTGCTCGGCGCGCAGGGCGCACGCGAACTGGCGTGCGCCAGTCAACGCGCGCTGCCCCGCAAGCTGACCTCGGCCGGGCACCGGTTCCGCCAACCGCAGCTCGACGAGGCGTTGCGTCACCTGCTCGGCCGCTAG